In Bombina bombina isolate aBomBom1 chromosome 6, aBomBom1.pri, whole genome shotgun sequence, a single genomic region encodes these proteins:
- the RPP25 gene encoding ribonuclease P protein subunit p25 encodes MENFQRVRILDEDNGKSLPFKNICPDVVQMRVKEGSKIRNLITYALGYMESEAAGQIIFSAHGRAVTKAVTCVEILKRQVVGLHQVTKVQYKTLHEVWEQKGPKVQSPAPSLTVQKYLPSICILLSKVPLDPQETGYQPPQPVTAGKCPTGSQVKHFVSKKRKLQQSVEEKIVDKSFPRAQSHQYQLSSTLGEINGTKL; translated from the coding sequence ATGGAAAATTTCCAGCGCGTTCGGATCTTAGATGAAGATAATGGGAAGTCTTTGCCTTTCAAGAACATTTGCCCAGATGTGGTACAGATGAGGGTGAAAGAGGGCAGCAAGATACGCAATCTCATTACTTACGCTTTGGGCTATATGGAGTCAGAAGCAGCAGGGCAGATTATCTTCAGTGCTCATGGTCGTGCAGTGACTAAAGCTGTGACTTGTGTAGAAATCCTAAAGAGACAAGTAGTAGGTTTGCACCAGGTCACTAAGGTGCAGTATAAGACTTTGCATGAGGTGTGGGAACAGAAGGGTCCAAAGGTCCAGAGCCCAGCCCCATCACTGACTGTTCAAAAATATCTCCCATCCATTTGCATACTCCTCTCCAAGGTTCCGCTTGACCCACAAGAGACAGGTTACCAACCTCCTCAACCAGTTACTGCTGGGAAATGTCCTACTGGGTctcaagtgaaacattttgttTCCAAAAAGAGAAAGTTACAGCAGAGCGTGGAAGAAAAAATTGTAGACAAAAGCTTTCCAAGAGCACAATCTCATCAGTATCAGCTATCAAGCACACTGGGAGAGATCAATGGTACAAAACTATGA